In the genome of Candidatus Methylarchaceae archaeon HK02M2, the window TTGGTCAAATTCCAAAGCGCATAATAAAGAGTCACGATCGTTTCTATTCTTGCATTACATGTGGCAAGATATATTGGATAGGAGGACACTGGACTAGACTCGAGAAACTATCTGAAAGGGTCAGAAAAAATCTAACAAATTTAAATCAAAGCATAATTTTTGAGTAAGATAAGAGGCCTTGATTATCAATAATGATGAAGGAAAGCTCCTAGTAAAGATTGCAAGAGATGCCATAGAGACTTACATTAAAGAGGGTAGAAAGATTGCACCTCCTAAAGATTTACCAGAAAAATTATATAATAAGTCTGGAGTGTTCGTTACAATCAATATATGCAAAGATGGTAACGAGCTTAGAGGATGTATCGGTCACCCATATCCAGACGTTGCTTTAATCGAAGCTATCATCGACTCAGGAATAGCAGCAGCGGTCAGTGATCCTAGGTTTGATCCTATGATAGTAGATGAGCTAGACGAAGTTATTATCGAGGTTAGCGTTCTAACCACTCCAGAACTCATAGTCGTGAAAACTCCAAGAGAGTATCCATCAAAAGTTCAATTAGGAGAAGATGGGTTAATTGTCAAATGGGCATGGGGTAGCGGTTTGCTTCTACCTCAAGTTCCAGTAGAATATAATTGGAGCGTTGAGGAATTTCTATCTCACACATGTATGAAGGCTGGGGCCACTCCTGATACTTGGCTTTCACCTAATACTAAAATCTATAAATTCCAAGCGATCATATTTGGGGAGTTATTGCCAAGAGGTTTAGTAGTAAGGAAAAAGGCGTAAAGGGACTTCCCATTTGGTCCAACGAGTTTACATGCCCATCTATGGCTCGGGCCTAGGTCATGTAAACAGAACGATTTTAATAGCTAAAAGGTTAATGAAGAAGAGGATAGAAGTAAGATTTTCTTCGTCTAATTTTATAGCCAATTATCTAAAACATAATGGATTTAAATGCGGTATAGTACCTTTAGTAGATGTAAAATGGAATCAAGATAGCGAACTTTCCGTTTCTAGTGTCTCAAGAGAGGCTTTGCCCGCTTTAAAAAATTTTGCTCATCAATTGATGCTTGAAGTTGCTGAAATGAAGTCTTACATTCCTAATATTGTTCTATCCGATTCTAGACTTTCAGCCATCTTAGCTGCTAAATTACTTGGACTGCAATCATTTGTAATTTTGAATCAAGTGAGGATTTTATTCTCAACGAGAAAGAGAAAAGTTGTACCAATATTAGAAGATATTGAGGCTGAAATCTTAGGTAAGCTCTGGTCTTTTTCTAAAGGGATAATTCTGCCCGATTTACCACCTCCTTACACAATTTCAGAGAAAAACCTTTGGGGAATTGGCTCAATTAAAGGGAAGACCCATTACGTTGGTTTCATAGTTCCAAAACCTATCATAAATGATTTGGATTTGGATAGAATTTCAGAAGAACTTAATATAAAAAGAGATAAGCCGATAATATTCACGCAGATCAGTGGTCCCACCCAGACTAAAAAGAAAATATTAAGGACAATAGTAAAGACTGCAAATATCTATAGTGAAAAATACAATTTTATAATATCAGAAGGCCTATTAGGGGGTAATTCAGAGCCGAGAAAATTTGATGGAGGATTGTATTATGAATGGTGTCCCATTAAAGATGAGTTATTCACTTTATCTGATGCAGTTATCATCAGAGCTGGGCATTCTACAATAGCTCAATCAATCTCATTTGGTAAACCTATGATCGTAATTCCTATTCCTACTCACAGTGAGCAGATATGCAATGCAAGAAAAGTTACAAAGCTCGGCATTGGCATATTTTTAGATCAAAAATATTTAGCACCTAGTAAGCTTGATGAATCCATCTCGTCTATTATGCAAAATGAATTTACAAAAAATATTAAGAGATTGAAGAATATTGCTGATAAATTTGATGGAATAGAGAATACTGTCAAGATTATTGTGGATCACATTGGATTAAAATAATCTTAAGATTTCTACTATACTTTCATTTATAAAAATTAACTAAAAGTTGTTTGATAATAAGAATCATAAAAAAAATCAACGGCCTCTTGGCTGAAGGTTAAAGATGTATGAGGAAAGGAGTTTAAGAACTCTGATAAGTGTGTACTAATTAAAGATATGTATCTTCTTGTTTTGGTGTCGATACGACTACAACAACAATGATAATTGTAAATAATATTGCCGTAAGTACCAATTCCAAGAATGGAACCTGAGACAGCAAGGTAGAGATTGATATGATCGACTGTGAAGACGGCACTAATTCTCCTGTTTCAATAGGTAGTTCAACCACATATAAAGGAGTTTCATCTTCCGATCCAAGTGTAGAAACACCAATAGATGGATCATGTCTTAATAAATTATTAGCAAAGTAAGGATAGACAATGAACACCTTCAACAATCCATTAATAGTCCAAAAGGTGCCTTCAACATCTTCAGTAGTACTTTGATCTCCATTATTGGCTTGAGGAACAATAATTGCTTTAGAGTTAAATCTGAAGAAGCCTGTTATTATGCTTTCTCTGGTCGATATTTTAAGATTCGGGAGACCATTTGATGCAATTATCTCATCTTCCTCATCAATTGCACCACTCAACTCAACAGTTTTTTCTCCAATTATGACCTCAGCTCCTAATTCGATCTGTTCACCGGTGATTATAATACCATCTCTCTCTTCGTTCATTATACTAAGTCTATTCTCCTCCTCCACAGTGCGAACATTGAATTTAGTGCTCAAAACAATCTTAGGGGATAGATCTGGAATTTGATCAGAAAATTCACCGAGAGAATCCATGAATAAATCATAGTTCCATTGCCAATTGGAGATGATTATATCAGATTTCAACTCAGATCGGGA includes:
- a CDS encoding TIGR00296 family protein, which produces MIINNDEGKLLVKIARDAIETYIKEGRKIAPPKDLPEKLYNKSGVFVTINICKDGNELRGCIGHPYPDVALIEAIIDSGIAAAVSDPRFDPMIVDELDEVIIEVSVLTTPELIVVKTPREYPSKVQLGEDGLIVKWAWGSGLLLPQVPVEYNWSVEEFLSHTCMKAGATPDTWLSPNTKIYKFQAIIFGELLPRGLVVRKKA